From a region of the Balaenoptera acutorostrata chromosome 14, mBalAcu1.1, whole genome shotgun sequence genome:
- the LOC103001916 gene encoding LOW QUALITY PROTEIN: serine/threonine-protein kinase 3-like (The sequence of the model RefSeq protein was modified relative to this genomic sequence to represent the inferred CDS: inserted 1 base in 1 codon), whose protein sequence is MQTPENSGGETSVRGGILAGGSLDEVGAQSLGTDADSGGGEGQEDRSLCNSLRARGLLCGQPPSLAGAEGLGRRGALGLRRDPPDVPEEAAKSALPDLLSQWTVPSGASNPSCQSAARCIPLATCQLSSSAPDPRASLCNVSYRYCYNIIAIFMIPTNPPPTFRKPELCSDDFTNFVKKCLVKNPEQRATATQLLPHPFIRNAKPVSILRDLITEAMEIKAKRHEEXGRDLEEENSDEDELYSHTMVKTSSESVGTMRPTSTMSEGAQAMIEHNSTMLEPDLGTMVINSEDEEEDGTMKRNATSPQVQRPSFMDYFDKQDFKNKSHENCNQNMHEPFPMSENVFPDNWKVPQDGDFDFGFPGWRSG, encoded by the exons ATGCAGACACCGGAGAATTCAGGAGGAGAAACATCAGTGAGAGGTGGGATCCTTGCGGGAGGCTCCCTGGATGAGGTGGGAGCTCAGTCTTTGGGGACGGATGCAGATTCAGGCGGGGGTGAGGGTCAGGAGGACCGCAGTTTGTGTAACAGCCTGAGAGCCCGAGGCTTGCTCTGTGGTCAGCCACCCAGCTTGGCTGGAGCAGAGGGTTTAGGGAGGCGAGGAGCTTTGGGACTGAGACGCGATCCTCCAGATGTCCCCGAGGAGGCTGCCAAATCAGCTTTGCCTGACCTGCTTTCTCAGTGGACGGTCCCATCAGGGGCATCAAATCCAAGCTGCCAGAGCGCAGCCAGGTGCATCCCGCTGGCCACCTGTCAGCTGAGCTCATCTGCTCCGGACCCCCGCGCCTCACT GTGTAATGTCAGCTATCGATATTGTTATAATATTATC gctaTTTTTATGATTCCCACAAACCCACCACCAACATTCAGGAAGCCGGAACTTTGTTCTGATGATTTCACCAATTTTGTTAAAAAGTGCCTAGTGAAGAATCCTGAGCAGAGAGCTACTGCAACACAACTTTTACCGCACCCTTTTATCAGGAATGCAAAACCTGTATCAATTTTAAGAGACTTGATCACAGAAGCTATGGAAATCAAGGCTAAAAGACACGAAG TAGGGCGAGACTTGGAAGAAGAAAATTCGGATGAAGATGAGCTGTATTCCCACACCATGGTGAAGACTAGCTCGGAAAGTGTGGGCACCATGAGGCCCACAAGCACGATGAGTGAAGGGGCCCAGGCCATGATTGAACATAATAGCACAATGTTAGAGCCTGACTTGGGGACCATGGTTATAAACAGTGAGGATGAGGAAGAAGATGGAACTATGAAAAGAAATGCAACTTCACCACAAGTACAAAGACCATCTTTCATGGATTACTTTGATAAACAGGACTTCAAGAATAAGAGTCATGAAAACTGTAATCAGAATATGCATGAACCCTTCCCTATGTCC